One window from the genome of Sesamum indicum cultivar Zhongzhi No. 13 linkage group LG15, S_indicum_v1.0, whole genome shotgun sequence encodes:
- the LOC105177752 gene encoding protein trichome birefringence-like 19, with protein sequence MIVRCQWPNHSVSFLTHTHAMKLQAACELPHTRRKYIPKFIPLILALTFVFTILPLYFPFSHNKFNSLTSLNVGSYQHLSPPKPNNPLPRHEKVHSWRRSHGHGGGGVAQELSTSPPPNLDTPANKTQVRKPEEGEIKSPGSDLIIAGGINSKSEEITSKRQRAGDSDIEVNMIRSNTSEGSKKCDLFTGEWVPNAEGPYYTNTTCDAIQEHQNCMKFGRPDTGFLKWRWKPDECELPIFDPYKFLELVRGKSLAFVGDSVARNHIQSLICLLSRVVRPVDVSKPTDENRLYEYTDYDFNISIISSPYLIRTQKTDPNDFTRPFNLFLDEFDETWTSKIPSFDYIIISAGHWFFRPTYFYLNRTLAGCLYCPEPNVTHLASSFSARWAFQTAFRAINAAVNFNGVTFLRTFAPSHFEGGPWDKGGDCVRTRPFKRNETALEDYSLEMYSIQLEELRTAQEAGRRTGRKFRLFDATKPMLLRADGHPSKYGHWPVANRIIPNDCVHWCLPGPIDAWNDFLQELLKREVGSKSKSFT encoded by the exons ATGATCGTTCGTTGTCAGTGGCCTAACCATTCTGTCTCTttcctcacacacacacacgcaatGAAGCTCCAAGCTGCTTGTGAACTTCCCCATACACGAAGAAAATACATACCCAAGTTTATCCCCCTCATCCTAGCCCTAACTTTTGTTTTCACAATTCTTCCTCTCTACTTCCCTTTTTCCcacaacaaatttaattccTTAACCTCGCTTAATGTTGGATCATATCAACATCTCTCTCCTCCAAAACCAAACAATCCGCTGCCTCGCCATGAAAAAGTCCATAGCTGGCGGCGCAGCCACGGACACGGCGGTGGAGGCGTGGCACAGGAACTGTCAACGAGTCCACCACCAAACTTGGACACGCCTGCTAACAAGACACAAGTTAGAAAGCCCGAAGAAGGGGAAATCAAAAGCCCGGGATCAGACTTGATCATCGCCGGTGGTATTAATTCAAAGTCTGAAGAAATTACTAGTAAAAGGCAGCGGGCGGGCGACAGCGATATTGAAGTTAACATGATACGATCAAACACGTCAGAGGGCAGCAAGAAATGCGATTTATTCACTGGGGAATGGGTGCCGAATGCAGAGGGCCCGTATTATACAAACACGACTTGTGACGCGATTCAGGAGCATCAGAATTGCATGAAATTCGGGAGGCCCGACACAGGGTTCTTGAAATGGAGATGGAAGCCGGATGAGTGTGAGCTGCCCATATTTGATCCGTACAAGTTCTTGGAACTGGTGAGGGGAAAATCCTTGGCCTTTGTGGGTGACTCAGTCGCAAGAAACCACATTCAGTCTTTGATTTGTCTCTTGTCAAGA GTTGTCCGTCCTGTTGATGTCTCAAAGCCAACAGATGAAAACAGGCTCTACGAATACACAGATTACGACTTCAACATTTCCATCATCTCCTCACCCTATCTCATCAGAACACAAAAAACCGACCCCAATGATTTCACGCGCCCTTTCAACCTATTTCTCGacgaattcgacgaaacctggaCCTCCAAAATCCCATCATTCGATTACATTATCATCTCCGCCGGCCACTGGTTCTTCCGCCCCACCTATTTCTACCTCAACCGCACCCTCGCCGGCTGCCTCTACTGCCCGGAGCCCAACGTCACCCACCTCGCCTCATCTTTCAGCGCCCGATGGGCCTTCCAGACGGCGTTCCGGGCAATCAACGCCGCCGTAAATTTCAACGGCGTCACgtttctgagaacgttcgcGCCGTCGCATTTTGAGGGGGGGCCGTGGGACAAGGGCGGGGATTGCGTGCGGACGAGGCCCTTTAAGAGGAATGAAACCGCTTTGGAGGATTACAGTCTGGAAATGTATTCGATACAGTTGGAGGAGCTGAGAACTGCACAGGAAGCAGGGAGGAGAACCGGACGGAAATTCAGACTGTTTGATGCGACGAAGCCTATGTTGTTGAGAGCGGATGGGCATCCGAGTAAATACGGACATTGGCCGGTGGCAAATCGAATAATTCCTAACGACTGCGTGCACTGGTGTTTGCCTGGTCCAATTGATGCTTGGAATGATTTCTTGCAAGAGTTGTTGAAAAGAGAAGTGGGGAGTAAAAGTAAATCatttacttga
- the LOC105177748 gene encoding uncharacterized protein LOC105177748 isoform X2, translating to MAGLLAWAADVVGGGGGGDSEGGNHPNSIPLIFTPQQLTYVQQLDRKSASLNRSIQDLRLRLPPPDISQRLPHIHAHSLASNNALALQLNAHSATKQQAQLREVTLQEENAEYQNAISNCEMKIQEKLQEADLLRSKLKEMDLIEQNLKAELQRAKASLDASNSGEKKKMFNEFKSAAEAQEEEDVPKPALLEKLENKKKELASIEELVQELEKKWQQVQENALKQPTPAQREKTLDKQLHSLIEQLAVKQAQAEGLISEIHLKEMELEKLNVLWKKIESSSLDANTARNRVGRNSSFKESVSSDYYVDPQQKLPIHTAGRSESLQRMMLLRQSMDMH from the exons ATGGCAGGTTTACTAGCATGGGCGGCCGACGTGGTCGGAGGTGGAGGCGGGGGAGACAGTGAGGGAGGTAATCATCCCAATTCAATCCCTCTCATCTTCACTCCCCAACAGCTAACCTACGTTCAACAACTTGACCGTAAATCAGCTTCTCTGAACCGGTCGATCCAGGATCTGAGGCTCAGATTGCCTCCCCCCGACATTTCGCAACGCCTTCCCCACATCCACGCTCATTCCCTCGCCTCCAATAATGCTCTTGCTCTTCAACTCAACGCCCACTCTGCAACCAAACAGCAG GCACAACTGAGAGAGGTGACATTGCAGGAAGAAAATGCAGAGTATCAAAATGCCATATCCAATtgtgaaatgaaaattcaGGAGAAGCTGCAGGAAGCAGATCTGCTTCGAAGTAAGTTAAAG GAAATGGACTTGATTGAGCAGAATTTGAAAGCTGAGTTGCAAAGAGCAAAAGCTTCCCTGGATGctagcaattcaggagaaaaaaaaaaaatgttcaacGAATTCAAATCAGCAGCTGAGGCCCAAGAAGAGGAAGATGTTCCCAAACCTGCGTTACTAGAGAAGTTggagaacaagaaaaaggaattg GCTTCAATTGAAGAGCTAGTTCAAGAATTAGAGAAAAAGTGGCAGCAAGTCCAGGAAAATGCATTGAAGCAACCGACTCCAG CTCAGCGTGAGAAGACATTGGATAAACAGCTTCACAGCTTAATCGAACAACTTGCTGTAAAACAG GCTCAGGCAGAAGGGCTGATCAGTGAAATACATCTCAAGGAGATGGAGCTGGAAAAGTTAAATGTGCTGtggaaaaaaatagagagCAGCAGTTTAGATGCAAATACGGCCCGGAACAGGGTCGGGAGAAACAGCTCTTTTAAGGAATCCGTATCTTCTGATTACTATGTTGATCCTCAGCAAAAGCTTCCTATTCATACAGCTGGTAGAAGTGAAAGCTTGCAGAGAATGATGCTGCTCAG GCAAAGTATGGATATGCATTGA
- the LOC105177749 gene encoding endo-1,3(4)-beta-glucanase 2 has protein sequence MLKKIRRRVKTIITKPFKKKPPPRKPPHSSSPSPPPSSSVSPSPPPPQTVEMHRSRPFLFPQAQSTVLPDPSPFFAPQLLSTPLPTNSFFQNFVLKSGDQPEYFHPYMIKSSQSALALCFPSLFKNPAFIYQIFVSDLIISTLDNPNPNANHVISSFTDLSVTLDFPSSNLRFFLVRGSPFLTCNVMRDVALSISTIHAILELSPNSSCTKYTIKLNNNQTWLLYASSPISLSHDINTITSSVFSGVVRIAALPDAGTKFEAVLDRFSSCYPVSGDAVFTKPFSLEYIWAKRGWGDLLMLAHPLHLKLLSDSDCSVSVLEDFKYNSIDGELVGVVGDSWVLKSDPVSVTWHSIRGVEEDSYSEIIKALIKDVEQLDASAISTSSSYFYAKLIARAARLALIAEEVCYLDVIPAIRKFLKDTIQPWLEGTFGANGFLYDGKWGGIVTKQGAVDSGADFGFGVYNDHHYHLGYFVYGIAVLAKIDAAWGRKYRPQAYALMADYMNLSRRANSNYARLRNFDFWKLHSWAGGLTEFADGRNQESTSEAVNAYYSAALMGLAYGDSHLVSIGSTISAFEIQAAQTWWHVKEEDTLYTEEFTRENRVVGVLWATKRDSGLWFAPADWRECRLGIQLLPILPISETLFSDIQFVRQLVRWTWPALAREGVGEGWKGFLYALQGIYDKEEALVNIRNLNGYDDGNSLTNLLWWIHSRDDREERCDRGGTFCWYRHYSH, from the coding sequence ATGTTGAAGAAAATTAGACGAAGAGTCAAAACCATTATCACCAAGCCTTTTAAGAAGAAACCCCCCCCAAGAAAGCCGCCTCACAGCTCCTCCCCTTCCCCACCACCCTCCTCGTCTGTGTCGCCATCTCCACCACCGCCGCAAACCGTCGAGATGCACCGTTCCCGCCCATTCCTCTTCCCTCAAGCTCAATCCACGGTCCTCCCTGATCCCTCCCCATTCTTCGCCCCTCAACTCCTCTCCACCCCTTTGCCCACTAACTCATTTTTCCAGAATTTTGTCCTTAAGAGTGGCGATCAACCCGAATACTTCCATCCATATATGATCAAGTCGTCTCAGTCTGCTCTTGCACTCTGTTTCCCATCTCTGTTCAAGAACCCCGCCTTCATCTACCAGATTTTCGTTTCTGATCTCATCATTTCTACGTTGGACAACCCCAATCCGAATGCCAACCACGTCATATCTTCGTTTACTGACCTCAGTGTCACTCTTGACTTCCCTTCTAGCAATCttagattttttcttgttagaGGGAGTCCCTTTCTGACTTGTAATGTTATGAGGGATGTCGCGCTCTCGATTTCAACTATTCATGCCATTCTTGAATTGTCCCCAAACAGTTCTTGCACTAAGTACACCATTAAGCTGAATAACAATCAGACCTGGCTGCTTTATGCCTCGTCTCCGATAAGTCTCAGCCATGACATCAATACTATCACTTCTAGTGTGTTTTCTGGTGTAGTTAGGATTGCAGCATTGCCCGATGCTGGCACAAAATTCGAGGCGGTTCTTGATCGGTTCAGTTCATGTTACCCTGTGAGTGGTGATGCTGTTTTCACCAAGCCTTTCTCTTTGGAGTATATATGGGCTAAGAGAGGTTGGGGAGATTTGTTAATGCTTGCACATCCTCTCCATCTTAAGCTTCTCTCGGACAGTGATTGTTCAGTTTCTGTTCTGGAGGATTTTAAGTACAACAGTATTGATGGAGAGCTTGTTGGTGTTGTAGGAGATTCTTGGGTTTTGAAAAGTGATCCTGTATCTGTTACTTGGCATTCAATTAGGGGGGTTGAGGAGGATTCGTACTCTGAAATAATCAAAGCACTTATCAAAGATGTTGAGCAACTGGATGCTAGTGCAATATCAACTTCATCATCTTACTTCTATGCGAAATTGATTGCTAGGGCTGCAAGGCTGGCATTAATAGCCGAAGAAGTATGCTATCTCGATGTAATTCCAGCTATTAGGAAGTTCTTGAAGGATACAATTCAACCCTGGTTGGAGGGGACTTTTGGTGCTAATGGTTTTCTGTATGATGGAAAATGGGGTGGAATTGTGACTAAACAAGGAGCAGTGGATTCAGGCGCTGATTTTGGTTTTGGAGTTTATAATGATCACCATTATCATCTTGGCTACTTTGTATATGGGATTGCTGTACTCGCCAAGATTGATGCTGCTTGGGGAAGGAAGTACCGGCCACAAGCTTACGCTCTGATGGCTGATTATATGAACTTAAGCAGGCGAGCAAACTCAAACTATGCCCGTCTGAGGAATTTCGACTTTTGGAAATTGCATTCTTGGGCAGGAGGGTTGACTGAGTTTGCGGATGGTCGTAATCAGGAGAGCACAAGTGAGGCAGTGAATGCATATTATTCAGCGGCTCTAATGGGGTTGGCCTATGGGGACAGCCACCTTGTTTCTATAGGATCAACTATATCAGCTTTCGAAATTCAGGCAGCACAAACTTGGTGGCATGTGAAAGAGGAGGACACTTTATATACAGAAGAATTTACCAGAGAGAACAGAGTTGTTGGAGTATTATGGGCTACCAAAAGGGATAGTGGCCTTTGGTTTGCTCCAGCTGACTGGAGAGAGTGTAGATTGGGCATTCAACTACTTCCTATACTGCCCATTAGTGAAACTCTATTCTCTGATATACAGTTTGTCAGACAGCTTGTGAGATGGACTTGGCCAGCGCTGGCAAGGGAAGGCGTTGGAGAAGGGTGGAAAGGTTTCCTGTATGCATTGCAAGGGATTTATGACAAAGAGGAAGCTCTAGTTAATATCAGGAACTTAAATGGGTACGATGATGGGAATTCACTCACAAATCTTCTATGGTGGATTCATAGCAGGGATGATCGAGAAGAAAGATGTGACAGAGGAGGTACTTTTTGCTGGTATCGACACTATTCTCATTGA
- the LOC105177753 gene encoding protein trichome birefringence-like 19, translated as MKLLSSRKPHYSPTPRKSSKFAPFIALALLLTIPLYTFPPSHKLLLPLLLERNNNSNLPCSSLPCNDGGGGGLTLRRRELRLGKGNYSRNRKVGRPKEYLTRVSTATHNEEPGIIRTKVLEDQKCDLFTGEWVPNPQGPYYTNATCDAIQDHQNCMKYGRPDTGFLKWRWKPDGCDLPIFDPHQFLELVQGKSLAFVGDSVARNQMQSLICLLSRVAYPEDLSAPTDQNKRYQYTEHDFNISMFWSPYLVKTGKLDPNEKRPFDLYLDEFDPHWTTKIALFDYLIISAGHWFFRPTYFYVNNRRMGCLYCPESNISHMTSVFSYRRAFRTAFRAINGAVNFKGVTFLRTFAPSHFEGGPWDKGGNCVRKRPFKRKETSLRDFSLEMYLIQLEELKIARRAGRRNGGKFRLFDATKPMLLRPDGHPSKYGNWPVANQTFANDCVHWCLPGPIDSWNDFLQELLKRENKR; from the exons ATGAAGTTACTTTCATCACGAAAACCCCATTATTCTCCAACCCCACGCAAATCATCCAAGTTTGCCCCATTCATAGCCCTCGCCCTACTCTTAACCATCCCTTTATATACTTTTCCTCCTTCCCACAAATTACTACTACCCCTCCTCTTGgaacgtaataataatagcAACCTCCCTTGCTCATCTCTGCCATGCAACGACGGAGGTGGTGGCGGTCTCACGCTGCGCCGCCGGGAATTGAGACTGGGAAAGGGTAACTATAGCAGGAATAGAAAGGTGGGACGtccaaaagaatatttgaCAAGGGTGTCGACAGCGACACATAATGAAGAACCTGGAATTATAAGAACCAAAGTGTTGGAGGATCAGAAATGCGACTTATTTACAGGGGAATGGGTGCCCAATCCTCAAGGCCCCTATTACACAAACGCGACTTGTGATGCGATTCAGGATCATCAAAATTGCATGAAATATGGACGGCCGGATACAGGGTTCTTGAAATGGAGGTGGAAGCCTGACGGCTGTGATTTGCCGATATTTGATCCTCACCAGTTTTTGGAACTTGTACAGGGAAAATCGCTAGCCTTTGTTGGTGATTCGGTGGCTAGAAATCAGATGCAGTCTTTGATTTGCCTCTTGTCAAGA GTAGCATATCCGGAGGACTTGTCCGCTCCAACGGACCAAAACAAGCGCTACCAATACACAGAACACGACTTTAACATTTCCATGTTCTGGTCACCCTATTTGGTCAAGACTGGAAAATTAGACCCCAACGAAAAGCGCCCTTTCGATTTATACCTCGACGAGTTTGACCCACACTGGACAACTAAAATCGCACTTTTCGACTACCTAATCATCTCCGCCGGCCACTGGTTCTTCCGCCCCACCTACTTCTATGTGAACAACCGCCGCATGGGCTGCCTCTACTGCCCCGAGTCCAACATCAGCCACATGACCTCAGTTTTCAGCTACCGGCGGGCTTTTCGGACGGCGTTCCGGGCCATTAACGGCGCTGTCAATTTCAAGGGCGTGACGTTTCTTAGAACGTTTGCGCCGTCGCATTTTGAGGGAGGGCCGTGGGACAAGGGCGGGAATTGCGTGAGGAAGAGGCCGTTCAAGAGGAAGGAGACCAGTTTGAGGGATTTCAGTCTGGAGATGTATTTGATACAGTTGGAGGAGCTGAAAATTGCGCGGAGAGCAGGGAGGAGAAATGGAGGGAAGTTCAGGCTGTTTGATGCAACGAAGCCTATGTTACTCAGGCCGGACGGGCATCCGAGTAAATACGGGAATTGGCCGGTGGCAAATCAGACATTCGCCAATGACTGTGTGCACTGGTGCTTGCCTGGTCCAATTGATTCTTGGAATGATTTCTTGCAGGAGTTgctgaaaagagaaaataagagataa
- the LOC105177751 gene encoding protein trichome birefringence-like 19 — protein sequence MELSVNKRIRNIGIVVAVVLILITVIRLYHPLLPTYTASVVSSYRSWSSSGIAPASYHAQDDIQITDDQEKCDIFTGEWVPNPEAPYYTNKTCWAIHEHQNCMKYGRPDSGFMKWRWKPDGCDLPVFNPYQFLDMVRGKSMAFVGDSVGRNQMQSMICLLSRVEYPIDVSPTPDERFKRWRYETYNFTFGYFWSPFLVRSENRDSDGPTHTGLFNLHLDDFDQSWTTQIDDFDYVILNAGHWFTRPAVYYENSHIVGCRFCQLPNITDLQMTYGYRRVFRTAFKAINARENFKGVTFLRTFAPSHFENGLWNEGGNCLRQRPFRSNETLLEGLNLDLYMIQLEEFRAAQKEGKKKFRLLDTTQAMLLRPDGHPSRYGHWPNENVTLYNDCVHWCLPGPIDSWADFLLHMIKMEARRTYKEKLLQHQKKMQ from the exons ATGGAGCTGAGtgtaaataaaagaataaggaATATAGGTATTGTGGTGGCGGTGGTGTTAATCCTCATCACCGTTATCCGTCTCTATCACCCGCTCCTCCCCACCTACACAGCTTCCGTGGTCTCCAGCTACAGGAGTTGGTCGTCCTCAGGAATTGCGCCAGCCTCATACCATGCACAAGACGACATTCAAATAACAGACGATCAGGAAAAATGCGATATCTTCACGGGGGAATGGGTTCCCAATCCGGAGGCTCCGTATTACACCAACAAGACTTGTTGGGCAATCCACGAGCACCAGAACTGCATGAAATACGGGCGGCCCGATTCCGGGTTCATGAAATGGAGGTGGAAGCCGGACGGGTGTGATTTGCCGGTTTTCAACCCGTACCAGTTCTTGGATATGGTCCGGGGCAAGAGCATGGCCTTTGTTGGAGATTCGGTGGGGAGGAACCAAATGCAGTCCATGATATGCCTCTTGTCCAGG GTGGAATACCCGATCGACGTCTCCCCAACTCCCGACGAGCGCTTCAAGCGCTGGAGATACGAAACTTACAACTTTACTTTCGGCTATTTCTGGTCACCGTTCTTGGTCCGATCCGAGAATCGAGACTCCGACGGCCCCACCCACACCGGCCTCTTCAACCTCCATCTCGACGACTTCGACCAGTCATGGACCACCCAAATCGACGACTTCGATTACGTCATCCTCAACGCCGGCCACTGGTTCACTCGCCCCGCCGTCTACTACGAGAACAGCCACATCGTCGGGTGCCGGTTCTGCCAGCTCCCCAACATCACCGACCTCCAAATGACCTACGGCTACCGCCGCGTCTTCCGGACGGCTTTTAAAGCTATCAACGCCAGAGAGAATTTCAAGGGCGTGACATTTCTGCGGACCTTCGCGCCGTCCCATTTCGAGAACGGGTTGTGGAACGAGGGAGGGAATTGCCTGCGGCAGCGGCCGTTCCGGAGCAACGAGACGCTCCTGGAGGGTTTGAATTTGGATCTGTACATGATTCAGTTGGAGGAGTTCAGGGCTGCGCAGAAGGAGGGGAAGAAGAAATTTAGGCTGCTGGACACGACGCAGGCCATGCTTCTGAGGCCGGATGGGCACCCGAGTAGATACGGGCATTGGCCCAACGAGAATGTGACGCTCTACAATGATTGCGTGCACTGGTGCTTGCCAGGGCCCATTGATTCTTGGGCTGATTTTCTGCTGCACATGATAAAGATGGAGGCCCGCAGAACGTACAAGGAAAAACTCCTACAGCATCAGAAGAAAATGCAGTGA
- the LOC105177748 gene encoding uncharacterized protein LOC105177748 isoform X1, whose product MAGLLAWAADVVGGGGGGDSEGGNHPNSIPLIFTPQQLTYVQQLDRKSASLNRSIQDLRLRLPPPDISQRLPHIHAHSLASNNALALQLNAHSATKQQAQLREVTLQEENAEYQNAISNCEMKIQEKLQEADLLRSKLKEMDLIEQNLKAELQRAKASLDASNSGEKKKMFNEFKSAAEAQEEEDVPKPALLEKLENKKKELASIEELVQELEKKWQQVQENALKQPTPAQREKTLDKQLHSLIEQLAVKQAQAEGLISEIHLKEMELEKLNVLWKKIESSSLDANTARNRVGRNSSFKESVSSDYYVDPQQKLPIHTAGRSESLQRMMLLRSAFVLYILVLHILVFIKISF is encoded by the exons ATGGCAGGTTTACTAGCATGGGCGGCCGACGTGGTCGGAGGTGGAGGCGGGGGAGACAGTGAGGGAGGTAATCATCCCAATTCAATCCCTCTCATCTTCACTCCCCAACAGCTAACCTACGTTCAACAACTTGACCGTAAATCAGCTTCTCTGAACCGGTCGATCCAGGATCTGAGGCTCAGATTGCCTCCCCCCGACATTTCGCAACGCCTTCCCCACATCCACGCTCATTCCCTCGCCTCCAATAATGCTCTTGCTCTTCAACTCAACGCCCACTCTGCAACCAAACAGCAG GCACAACTGAGAGAGGTGACATTGCAGGAAGAAAATGCAGAGTATCAAAATGCCATATCCAATtgtgaaatgaaaattcaGGAGAAGCTGCAGGAAGCAGATCTGCTTCGAAGTAAGTTAAAG GAAATGGACTTGATTGAGCAGAATTTGAAAGCTGAGTTGCAAAGAGCAAAAGCTTCCCTGGATGctagcaattcaggagaaaaaaaaaaaatgttcaacGAATTCAAATCAGCAGCTGAGGCCCAAGAAGAGGAAGATGTTCCCAAACCTGCGTTACTAGAGAAGTTggagaacaagaaaaaggaattg GCTTCAATTGAAGAGCTAGTTCAAGAATTAGAGAAAAAGTGGCAGCAAGTCCAGGAAAATGCATTGAAGCAACCGACTCCAG CTCAGCGTGAGAAGACATTGGATAAACAGCTTCACAGCTTAATCGAACAACTTGCTGTAAAACAG GCTCAGGCAGAAGGGCTGATCAGTGAAATACATCTCAAGGAGATGGAGCTGGAAAAGTTAAATGTGCTGtggaaaaaaatagagagCAGCAGTTTAGATGCAAATACGGCCCGGAACAGGGTCGGGAGAAACAGCTCTTTTAAGGAATCCGTATCTTCTGATTACTATGTTGATCCTCAGCAAAAGCTTCCTATTCATACAGCTGGTAGAAGTGAAAGCTTGCAGAGAATGATGCTGCTCAGGTCGGCTTTTGTGCTCTACATTCTAGTGCTGCACATATTGGTATTTATCAAGATTTCGTTCTAA